A part of Arthrobacter dokdonellae genomic DNA contains:
- the secF gene encoding protein translocase subunit SecF has translation MKSFATFGNELYTGERTFQFVGKRKIWFSITAVAVLFSILVPLLGGGFNFGIEFRGGSQFTISNVSNTSPAIGEKAVAAGAPGTVAVVTNIAGKTMQVQTDRLSDDQTSKVKKALTSAYGVTNDQVTSTFVGPTWGQDVSRQAIIGFVVFVLLATLMMALYFRTWRMSVAAIIGLLVVMVVTAGIYAASEFEVTPSAIIGFLTILSYSLYDTVVVFDKIRENTADIKSSTRRTFGEEVNLAVNQTLVRSINTMMVAVLPVGSILFIGALLLGAGTLRDLSLALFIGIIVSTFSTVFVAAPMYAWLREKEPELVKQAKKVQAKRAAQTVDA, from the coding sequence ATGAAGAGTTTCGCCACTTTCGGCAACGAGCTGTACACCGGCGAGCGGACCTTTCAGTTTGTCGGCAAGCGCAAGATCTGGTTCAGCATCACCGCCGTTGCCGTGCTGTTCTCCATCCTGGTCCCGCTGCTGGGCGGCGGGTTCAACTTCGGCATCGAGTTCCGCGGCGGGTCCCAGTTCACCATTTCCAACGTGTCCAACACCAGTCCGGCCATTGGTGAAAAGGCCGTGGCTGCGGGGGCGCCGGGCACCGTGGCGGTGGTGACCAACATCGCCGGCAAGACCATGCAGGTCCAGACCGACCGGCTCTCGGACGATCAGACCAGCAAGGTCAAGAAAGCCCTGACATCCGCCTATGGCGTGACCAATGACCAAGTGACATCCACCTTCGTCGGCCCAACCTGGGGACAGGACGTGTCCAGGCAGGCCATCATCGGCTTCGTGGTGTTCGTGCTGCTGGCCACCCTCATGATGGCCCTGTACTTCCGGACCTGGCGAATGTCCGTCGCCGCCATTATTGGCCTGTTGGTGGTCATGGTGGTCACCGCCGGAATCTACGCGGCGTCGGAGTTTGAGGTGACGCCGTCGGCCATCATCGGCTTCCTGACCATCCTCAGCTACTCGCTGTACGACACAGTGGTCGTGTTTGACAAGATCAGGGAGAACACGGCCGACATCAAGTCCTCCACCCGGCGGACCTTTGGCGAAGAGGTCAATCTGGCCGTCAACCAGACCCTGGTGCGCTCCATCAACACCATGATGGTGGCCGTGCTGCCCGTGGGCTCCATCCTGTTCATTGGCGCCCTGCTGCTGGGCGCCGGAACGCTGCGCGACCTTTCCCTGGCATTGTTCATCGGCATCATCGTCAGCACGTTCTCCACCGTCTTTGTCGCGGCGCCCATGTACGCATGGCTGCGCGAGAAGGAACCCGAGCTCGTCAAGCAGGCCAAGAAGGTCCAGGCCAAGCGCGCGGCGCAAACCGTGGACGCCTAA
- the secD gene encoding protein translocase subunit SecD, with amino-acid sequence MARTGPTSMARRTLLWLGALIIVCIVAVGAGVISGAASWAPKLGLDLEGGTQMILEPKVEGNGSVSADQLNQAVSIIRQRVDGSGVSESQISTQSGRNVVVQMPGAPTDEQRALITASANMNFRPVIVSSEAAAGAVPVAQRTPAAKLPKPTAKPTNASDPNWVDAAVMKKYEATSCVAPTTPPDTNADPAKPMVACEADSGFKYILGPVEIPGKWIQTASYGLQTGAQGATTNQWQVALTLVKPQGADAFKTVTQRLYAKYVANPNDPQARFAIVLDGNVVSAPASQAVITDGQSSITGNFTEASAKTLADQLKFGALPISFTIQSDEQISATLGLQQLEMGLLAGLIGLGLVVIYSLFQYRALGFVTILSLVIAGGLTYLAIILLGWSENYRLSLAGVAGIIVSIGQTADSFIVYFERVRDELRDGRGLVAAVDNGWMRAKRTILASKAVNILASVVLYFVSVGNVKGFAFTLGLTAVADLIVVFMFTHPTLLLLARTRFFGEGHHFSGLDPVQLGAVPLYRGAGRFRSPEDTLAVAKGKNARAAGEAERRQTIAERRLAAKEAEMVGSRGAGAKKSEPSDDSKEAK; translated from the coding sequence ATGGCACGAACCGGTCCGACGTCCATGGCGCGCAGAACACTTCTGTGGCTTGGGGCGCTCATTATCGTATGCATTGTGGCTGTGGGAGCTGGAGTGATCTCCGGCGCCGCATCCTGGGCGCCCAAGCTTGGCTTGGACCTTGAGGGCGGAACCCAGATGATCCTGGAGCCCAAGGTTGAGGGCAACGGCAGCGTTTCCGCCGACCAGTTGAATCAGGCCGTGTCCATCATCCGGCAGCGCGTGGACGGTTCCGGGGTGTCGGAGTCGCAGATCTCCACCCAGAGCGGGCGCAACGTTGTGGTCCAAATGCCCGGCGCCCCCACTGATGAACAGCGCGCCCTCATCACGGCGTCGGCCAACATGAACTTCCGGCCCGTCATCGTCTCCAGCGAGGCCGCAGCGGGTGCCGTGCCGGTGGCACAGCGCACCCCGGCAGCCAAGCTGCCCAAGCCCACCGCGAAGCCCACGAACGCCAGCGACCCCAACTGGGTCGATGCCGCTGTCATGAAGAAGTACGAGGCAACCAGCTGCGTGGCACCGACGACGCCGCCGGACACGAACGCCGACCCGGCGAAGCCGATGGTTGCCTGTGAGGCCGACTCCGGCTTCAAGTACATCCTGGGCCCGGTGGAAATTCCCGGAAAGTGGATTCAGACAGCGTCCTACGGACTGCAGACCGGCGCCCAAGGAGCGACGACCAACCAGTGGCAGGTCGCCCTGACCCTGGTCAAGCCGCAGGGCGCCGACGCGTTCAAGACAGTGACGCAGCGCCTGTACGCCAAGTACGTGGCCAACCCGAACGATCCCCAGGCCCGCTTTGCCATCGTCCTTGACGGCAACGTGGTCTCCGCTCCCGCGTCCCAGGCGGTCATTACGGACGGCCAGTCCTCGATCACCGGAAACTTCACCGAAGCCAGCGCAAAGACCCTGGCGGACCAGCTGAAGTTCGGCGCGCTGCCCATCAGCTTCACCATCCAGTCCGATGAGCAGATCTCCGCCACCCTGGGGCTGCAGCAGTTGGAGATGGGACTTCTGGCCGGACTGATCGGCCTCGGCCTGGTGGTCATCTACTCGCTCTTCCAGTACCGCGCACTCGGCTTTGTCACCATCCTGTCCCTGGTCATCGCCGGCGGGCTGACGTACCTGGCGATTATCCTGCTCGGCTGGAGCGAAAACTACCGGCTGTCACTGGCCGGCGTGGCCGGCATCATCGTCTCCATCGGCCAGACCGCCGACTCCTTCATCGTGTACTTTGAACGCGTCAGGGACGAACTGCGCGACGGCCGGGGACTGGTGGCCGCCGTCGACAACGGCTGGATGCGTGCCAAGCGCACCATCCTGGCCTCCAAGGCAGTGAACATCCTCGCCTCGGTGGTGCTGTACTTTGTGTCCGTCGGCAACGTCAAGGGCTTCGCATTCACGTTGGGGCTGACGGCGGTGGCGGACCTCATTGTGGTCTTCATGTTCACCCACCCCACCTTGCTGCTGCTGGCACGGACAAGGTTCTTTGGCGAGGGGCACCATTTCTCCGGCCTGGATCCCGTCCAGCTCGGCGCCGTGCCGCTCTACCGTGGGGCGGGCCGGTTCCGTTCCCCCGAGGACACGCTCGCCGTGGCCAAGGGCAAGAATGCCCGTGCCGCAGGCGAAGCCGAACGCCGCCAGACCATCGCCGAACGGCGGCTGGCCGCGAAGGAAGCGGAAATGGTGGGCAGCAGGGGCGCAGGGGCCAAGAAATCCGAGCCCAGTGACGACTCCAAGGAGGCCAAGTAA
- the yajC gene encoding preprotein translocase subunit YajC translates to MTLSSILAADQAAPAGGFNPMNLVLFALFALLIIMMIRKQRKTKAAAQEKQSKLAPGVDIMTNFGLFGHVKSVDSENNKIQLEISPGVVVTVHSQTVAKITEPEDAGLSGTAVPDDASSLTRDLDTPDRSHETVDETVARLNQENNKDN, encoded by the coding sequence GTGACCCTCAGTAGCATTTTGGCCGCCGACCAGGCCGCCCCCGCCGGCGGATTCAACCCCATGAACCTCGTCCTGTTCGCCTTGTTCGCGTTGCTCATCATCATGATGATCCGCAAGCAGCGGAAGACCAAGGCCGCGGCCCAGGAAAAGCAGTCGAAGCTGGCTCCCGGCGTGGACATCATGACCAACTTCGGCCTCTTCGGGCATGTCAAGTCCGTGGACTCCGAGAACAACAAGATCCAGCTGGAGATTTCTCCCGGCGTCGTGGTCACCGTGCACAGCCAGACCGTTGCCAAGATCACCGAGCCGGAGGACGCCGGGCTGTCCGGGACCGCCGTCCCCGACGACGCGTCCTCGCTGACGCGGGACCTGGACACGCCGGACCGCTCCCATGAGACCGTCGACGAAACCGTGGCACGCTTGAACCAAGAAAACAATAAAGACAACTAG
- the ruvB gene encoding Holliday junction branch migration DNA helicase RuvB, whose translation MSLGATAPAGRSGSPSELAPAAEPEERELEAALRPKNLDDFVGQERVRKQLALVLAASRIRGRSADHVLMSGPPGLGKTTLAMIIAAEMNAPLRISSGPAIQHAGDLAAILSSLSDGEVLFLDEIHRMSRPAEEMLYMAMEDFRVDIIVGKGAGATAIPLELPPFTLVGATTRAGLLPGPLRDRFGFTGHLEFYSVAELELVLRRSAGMLDLKLTSAGFSEIAGRSRGTPRIANRLLRRVRDWALVHGVETIDARTASAALDMYEVDARGLDRLDRSVLEALVNKFNGGPVGLSTLAIAVGEEPETVETVAEPFLVREGLLGRTPRGRIAMPAAWDHLGLKMPGNAVAAAMLPFDDDDPGA comes from the coding sequence ATGAGCCTTGGCGCCACAGCCCCCGCAGGGAGGTCCGGCTCCCCCAGTGAACTGGCCCCTGCCGCCGAGCCTGAGGAGCGGGAGCTGGAAGCGGCACTGCGCCCTAAAAACCTGGACGACTTTGTGGGCCAGGAAAGGGTCCGCAAGCAGTTGGCCCTGGTGCTGGCGGCCTCAAGGATCCGCGGCCGCAGCGCAGACCACGTCCTGATGTCCGGTCCGCCGGGCCTGGGGAAAACCACCCTGGCCATGATCATCGCCGCGGAAATGAACGCACCGCTGCGCATCAGCTCCGGACCGGCGATCCAGCACGCCGGCGACCTCGCCGCCATCCTCTCCTCCCTCTCAGACGGCGAGGTGCTGTTTCTGGACGAGATCCACCGCATGTCGCGGCCCGCCGAGGAAATGCTGTACATGGCCATGGAGGACTTCCGTGTGGACATCATCGTCGGCAAGGGGGCCGGCGCGACGGCCATTCCGCTGGAACTGCCGCCCTTTACCCTGGTGGGGGCCACCACGCGCGCCGGCCTGCTGCCCGGGCCGCTGCGCGACCGCTTTGGCTTCACCGGGCATCTCGAGTTCTACTCGGTGGCGGAATTGGAGCTGGTGCTGCGCCGGTCCGCCGGGATGCTGGACCTGAAACTGACAAGTGCCGGCTTCTCTGAAATCGCCGGCCGCTCCCGCGGCACGCCGCGCATCGCCAACCGCCTCCTGCGGCGCGTGCGCGACTGGGCGTTGGTGCACGGTGTTGAAACCATTGACGCCCGCACCGCCTCGGCCGCCCTGGATATGTACGAAGTCGACGCCCGGGGACTGGACCGCCTGGACCGTTCGGTGCTGGAGGCCCTGGTTAACAAGTTCAACGGGGGGCCGGTGGGGCTCTCGACCCTCGCCATTGCCGTGGGCGAGGAACCGGAGACCGTGGAAACGGTGGCCGAACCGTTCCTGGTCCGGGAGGGCCTGCTGGGGCGGACCCCGCGCGGACGCATTGCCATGCCGGCCGCTTGGGACCACCTGGGCCTGAAGATGCCCGGCAACGCCGTCGCCGCCGCCATGCTGCCGTTCGACGACGACGATCCCGGCGCGTAG
- the ruvA gene encoding Holliday junction branch migration protein RuvA, which produces MISFVRGPVAHLSLAQAVIDVNGVGMLVHATPKTLGGLRLGEEGTLTTSMIVREDSMTLYGFADAEEREVFDILMGVSGIGPRLALAILAVLEPETIRRGVAGGDGKAFTKVPGVGPKVAGRIVLELKDKLKPTGVGATAAAPAAQVPLAWKDQVVAAMTSLGWNEKDALKSIDAAVAADPELAEGANVPAILRATLRWLGQDGARQGSSRQPSRVL; this is translated from the coding sequence ATGATCAGTTTTGTCCGCGGACCGGTGGCCCACCTTTCACTGGCGCAGGCCGTGATTGACGTCAACGGGGTGGGCATGCTGGTGCACGCCACGCCGAAGACGCTCGGCGGCCTGAGACTGGGGGAGGAGGGCACGCTCACCACCTCCATGATTGTCCGTGAGGACTCGATGACGCTGTACGGCTTTGCCGACGCGGAGGAACGTGAGGTCTTTGACATCCTCATGGGCGTCAGCGGAATCGGTCCGCGCCTGGCCCTGGCCATTCTGGCCGTGCTGGAGCCCGAAACCATCCGCCGGGGCGTGGCAGGCGGCGACGGGAAGGCCTTCACCAAGGTCCCCGGGGTGGGTCCGAAAGTTGCGGGACGCATCGTGCTTGAACTCAAGGACAAGCTGAAGCCCACCGGCGTGGGAGCCACCGCGGCAGCTCCGGCGGCCCAGGTGCCGCTGGCATGGAAGGACCAGGTGGTGGCCGCCATGACCAGCCTGGGCTGGAATGAAAAGGACGCGCTGAAAAGCATCGACGCGGCCGTCGCGGCCGACCCGGAACTCGCCGAGGGTGCCAATGTCCCCGCCATCCTGCGTGCCACGCTGCGCTGGCTGGGCCAGGACGGCGCCCGCCAGGGAAGTTCACGCCAGCCGAGCCGGGTGCTCTAG
- the ruvC gene encoding crossover junction endodeoxyribonuclease RuvC: protein MRVLGVDPGLTRCGLGVVDVASNRTATLVGVGVVGSSHELSLDARLLVIANAIDQWLDAFTPDVLAIERVFAQTNLSTVMGVAQVSGVVMVAAARRGIPVAMHTPSEVKAAVTGSGRADKASVTAMVTRILRLNEPARPADAADALALAIAHAWRSGSSVDTGAPGTTTAQQLWRDAETKAKLTKNKEKPGAAWR from the coding sequence CTGCGCGTCCTGGGCGTGGATCCCGGCCTGACCCGCTGCGGACTGGGCGTGGTGGACGTTGCATCGAACCGCACGGCCACCCTCGTGGGGGTGGGCGTGGTGGGCAGTTCACACGAACTGTCCCTTGATGCCAGGCTGCTGGTGATCGCCAATGCCATCGACCAGTGGCTGGACGCGTTCACGCCGGACGTCCTGGCCATTGAGAGGGTCTTTGCCCAGACCAACCTCAGCACCGTCATGGGCGTGGCGCAGGTGTCGGGCGTTGTCATGGTGGCCGCTGCCCGCCGCGGCATACCGGTGGCGATGCACACGCCGTCGGAGGTGAAGGCCGCGGTGACCGGCAGCGGGCGGGCGGACAAGGCGTCCGTGACGGCCATGGTCACCCGGATCCTGCGCCTGAACGAGCCCGCCCGCCCTGCGGACGCGGCAGACGCCCTGGCCTTGGCCATCGCCCACGCCTGGCGCAGCGGCAGCTCCGTTGACACCGGGGCCCCGGGGACGACGACGGCGCAACAATTGTGGCGTGATGCCGAAACCAAGGCGAAGCTGACGAAAAACAAGGAGAAGCCCGGCGCGGCCTGGCGCTAG
- a CDS encoding YebC/PmpR family DNA-binding transcriptional regulator has translation MSGHSKWATTKHKKAIIDSRRAKSFAKLIKNIEVAARGGGPDLVGNPALELAVTKAKKTSVPADNIDRAIKRGAGLLGDAVDYQTIMYEGYGPQGTAILIECLTDNKNRAASEVRLAVGRNGGTMGDPGSVAYMFTRKGIVGLPKNGLTEDDLLMAVLDAGAEEVKDDGENFEIISDTADLPAIRAALTDAGIEYDTDDAGFVPSMQVELDVDNARKFMKLYDALEDLDDVQNIYSNADMSEDVLAALGED, from the coding sequence ATGTCAGGCCACTCCAAATGGGCGACCACCAAGCACAAAAAAGCCATCATTGACAGCCGCCGTGCCAAGTCGTTTGCCAAGCTGATTAAAAACATCGAAGTTGCCGCACGGGGTGGCGGTCCCGACCTGGTTGGCAACCCGGCCCTTGAGCTGGCCGTGACGAAGGCCAAGAAGACCTCGGTGCCCGCCGACAACATCGACCGCGCGATCAAGCGCGGTGCCGGCCTGCTCGGCGACGCCGTCGACTACCAGACCATCATGTATGAAGGCTACGGCCCGCAGGGCACGGCCATCCTCATCGAGTGCCTGACCGACAACAAAAACCGTGCCGCCTCCGAGGTCCGCCTGGCTGTGGGCCGCAACGGCGGCACCATGGGCGATCCCGGCTCCGTGGCGTACATGTTCACCCGCAAGGGGATCGTGGGGCTGCCCAAGAACGGCCTGACCGAGGACGACCTCCTCATGGCCGTACTCGACGCCGGGGCGGAGGAAGTCAAGGACGACGGCGAAAATTTCGAGATCATCTCCGACACCGCGGACCTGCCCGCCATCCGCGCGGCCCTGACCGACGCCGGCATCGAGTATGACACCGACGACGCCGGCTTCGTGCCGTCCATGCAGGTGGAGCTGGATGTGGACAACGCCCGCAAGTTCATGAAGCTCTACGACGCGTTGGAGGACCTGGACGACGTGCAGAACATCTACTCCAACGCCGACATGAGCGAGGACGTCCTCGCCGCCCTCGGAGAGGATTAG
- the pdxT gene encoding pyridoxal 5'-phosphate synthase glutaminase subunit PdxT — MPEIPLSGNGSRPLVGILALQGDVREHARALEACGARVVPVRRPSELAAVDGLVLPGGESTTIDKLTRIFGLREPLRDRIREGLPVYGSCAGMILLADEIADPATDLAGKAQQTLGGLDITVRRNAFGRQVDSFETELQFTALAPAGEPEKTVHAVFIRAPWVERVGASVQVLASVEIPAAAHPSAQNGRIAPKVRAVAVRSQHLLATSFHPEVTGERRIHGLFIRMIRGEA; from the coding sequence ATCCCTGAAATTCCCCTGTCCGGCAACGGATCGCGCCCCCTCGTCGGAATCCTGGCCCTCCAGGGCGATGTGCGTGAACACGCCCGCGCCCTCGAAGCCTGCGGGGCGCGTGTCGTGCCGGTCCGGCGCCCGTCCGAGCTGGCGGCCGTCGACGGACTGGTGCTCCCCGGCGGGGAGTCCACCACGATCGACAAGCTGACCCGCATCTTTGGGCTGCGGGAGCCATTGCGCGACCGCATCCGGGAAGGGCTGCCGGTCTATGGCAGCTGCGCCGGGATGATCCTGCTCGCCGATGAAATTGCCGACCCCGCCACGGACCTGGCCGGCAAGGCGCAGCAGACGCTGGGCGGGCTGGACATCACGGTGCGCCGCAACGCTTTTGGCCGCCAGGTGGATTCCTTCGAAACGGAGCTGCAGTTCACCGCGCTGGCGCCCGCAGGCGAACCGGAAAAGACTGTCCACGCCGTCTTCATCCGCGCCCCATGGGTGGAACGCGTCGGGGCCAGCGTGCAGGTCCTTGCTAGTGTGGAAATCCCCGCAGCGGCGCACCCTTCAGCGCAAAACGGTAGAATTGCACCCAAGGTACGTGCCGTTGCCGTGCGTTCGCAGCACTTGCTGGCCACCTCCTTCCATCCGGAAGTGACGGGCGAGCGCCGCATCCACGGACTTTTTATTCGCATGATCAGAGGAGAAGCGTAA
- the asnB gene encoding asparagine synthase (glutamine-hydrolyzing) produces MCGIAGYYGYGEDETLLQAMNTCMVHRGPDGEGIHADGNVGLAHRRLSIIDVAHGQEPMYSADGETVLVYNGEVYNYLDLRAELEGLGRTFSTKSDTEVVLQSYEEWGDAAFDRFNGMFGLAIHDRRNSRLVLARDHFGIKPLYYATAGTAEAPTLLFASEIKPLLAAGKLDKEVNERILFRYLQFRIHDEEAETFFAGVHKLMPGEKLVLNTTATETGPAGTITISPYTRLKEELAELAKIETPYSQAVIDEYRERFTEGVRLRLQSEVPVGTALSGGLDSSAVVATINKLMQEKAAATDSLGATQQTFSAVFPNSLNDEEKYADAVLARCEGNVTSHKIHPQASEFVEDLEDFVRTMEEPIISSGPYAQYQVMREASKHVTVLLDGQGADEMMAGYIPYYFAYLRQLKKSGQNGKLAKELASSSDILFRLARFRIQGALAFKKASGITPLLNKKFTAKYKSETFSNIPDNLKLRLIDDLFHKSLPAVLRYEDKNTMRFSLEGRVPFLDKEVVKFLFSLDDESIIKGGWNKRILRDATRGLLPEMISNRRNKIGFTTPEAEWFSLMKEKIYEIFLSSSFGSRPYWDQDAVIYAFEEYLSGKSAGSTMVFWRLINTELWLREFFDVEEVKAGIEGKSDYIPNADKQLDITVPDGAGTFRRYPLRTEVFYKDTDFDPTVMRYVRRFFDGLPAAGGDHGAVTADTPWYLFVSEKIVAMTQGRSIPVWDIKVSGAARVFSKFVTRNPGGIGLASPWSMQLAIDEVGLPRIMYASARSVIGKLQGKSGVFYDVVGHNINAIDGAAGYQVGTSTHSVKYAPLDPDGVAARLSALVRQSVPAEYAATFAGTAIMDANDLGVVALGHDTALTKAVLQDIFRDNPQGQTTETTPMSLVFTRK; encoded by the coding sequence ATGTGCGGAATCGCCGGGTACTACGGTTATGGGGAAGACGAAACTCTCCTGCAGGCAATGAACACGTGCATGGTGCACCGCGGGCCGGACGGGGAGGGCATCCATGCCGATGGCAACGTAGGTCTCGCGCACCGGCGGCTCTCCATCATCGACGTGGCGCATGGGCAGGAGCCGATGTACAGCGCCGACGGTGAGACCGTCCTTGTCTACAACGGCGAGGTCTACAACTACCTCGACCTGCGTGCCGAGCTCGAGGGCCTGGGACGCACCTTTTCCACGAAGTCCGACACCGAAGTGGTGCTCCAGTCCTACGAGGAGTGGGGCGACGCGGCCTTTGACAGGTTCAACGGCATGTTCGGCCTGGCCATCCACGACCGCAGAAACAGCCGCCTGGTGCTGGCGCGCGACCATTTCGGCATCAAGCCGCTGTATTACGCCACGGCGGGCACCGCCGAGGCCCCCACCCTGCTGTTCGCCTCCGAGATCAAGCCGCTGCTGGCCGCCGGCAAGCTGGACAAGGAAGTCAACGAGCGGATCCTGTTCCGTTACCTGCAATTCCGCATCCACGACGAGGAAGCCGAGACGTTCTTTGCCGGCGTACACAAGCTGATGCCGGGCGAAAAGCTGGTCCTGAACACCACGGCCACGGAAACCGGCCCGGCCGGCACCATCACCATCAGCCCCTACACGCGGCTGAAGGAAGAGCTGGCCGAGCTGGCCAAGATCGAGACCCCCTATTCTCAGGCGGTGATCGACGAATACCGCGAACGCTTCACGGAGGGCGTGCGCCTGCGCCTGCAGTCCGAAGTCCCCGTGGGCACGGCCCTCTCCGGCGGGCTGGACTCCTCCGCCGTCGTGGCCACCATCAACAAGCTCATGCAGGAAAAGGCCGCCGCCACGGATTCCCTGGGGGCCACGCAGCAGACCTTCTCCGCCGTGTTCCCCAACTCCCTCAATGACGAGGAAAAGTACGCCGACGCCGTGTTGGCCCGCTGTGAAGGCAACGTCACCAGCCACAAGATCCACCCCCAGGCCTCCGAGTTTGTCGAGGACCTGGAGGACTTTGTGCGCACCATGGAGGAGCCCATCATCTCCTCCGGCCCCTACGCCCAGTACCAGGTGATGCGCGAGGCCTCCAAGCACGTGACCGTCCTGCTCGACGGCCAGGGCGCCGATGAGATGATGGCCGGCTACATCCCGTACTACTTCGCCTACCTGCGCCAGCTGAAGAAGAGCGGTCAGAACGGCAAGCTCGCCAAGGAACTTGCCTCCAGCTCGGACATCCTGTTCCGGCTGGCCCGCTTCCGCATCCAGGGCGCCCTGGCGTTCAAGAAGGCAAGCGGCATCACCCCCCTGCTGAACAAGAAGTTCACGGCCAAGTACAAGTCCGAGACCTTCTCCAACATCCCGGACAACCTCAAGCTGCGCCTCATCGACGATCTGTTCCACAAGTCGCTGCCGGCCGTCCTGCGGTACGAGGACAAGAACACGATGCGCTTCTCCCTGGAGGGCCGCGTGCCGTTCCTGGACAAGGAAGTCGTGAAGTTCCTGTTCAGCCTCGACGATGAATCCATCATCAAGGGCGGCTGGAACAAGCGCATCCTGCGCGATGCCACCCGCGGACTGCTGCCGGAGATGATCAGCAACCGCCGCAACAAGATCGGCTTCACCACCCCCGAAGCCGAGTGGTTCTCGCTGATGAAGGAAAAGATTTACGAAATCTTCCTGTCCTCCTCCTTCGGTTCGCGCCCGTATTGGGACCAGGACGCCGTCATCTATGCCTTTGAGGAATACCTCAGCGGCAAGTCCGCCGGCTCCACCATGGTGTTCTGGCGCCTGATCAACACCGAGCTGTGGCTGCGCGAGTTCTTTGACGTCGAGGAAGTCAAGGCCGGCATCGAGGGCAAGAGCGACTACATCCCCAACGCCGACAAGCAGCTGGACATCACCGTGCCCGACGGCGCCGGGACCTTCCGCCGCTACCCGCTGCGCACCGAGGTCTTCTACAAGGACACCGACTTCGACCCCACCGTCATGCGGTACGTCAGGCGCTTCTTCGACGGCCTGCCCGCCGCCGGGGGCGACCACGGCGCCGTGACGGCGGACACCCCCTGGTACCTGTTCGTCTCCGAAAAGATCGTGGCCATGACCCAGGGCCGGTCCATCCCGGTCTGGGACATCAAGGTCTCCGGCGCCGCACGGGTCTTCAGCAAGTTCGTCACCCGCAATCCCGGCGGGATCGGCCTGGCCAGTCCCTGGTCCATGCAGCTGGCCATTGACGAGGTGGGCCTGCCGCGGATCATGTACGCCTCCGCCCGCTCGGTGATCGGCAAGCTGCAGGGCAAGTCCGGCGTGTTCTACGACGTGGTGGGCCACAACATCAACGCCATTGACGGCGCCGCCGGCTACCAGGTGGGCACGTCCACCCACTCCGTCAAATACGCGCCTCTGGACCCCGACGGCGTCGCGGCCCGTCTGAGCGCCCTGGTCCGCCAATCGGTGCCGGCCGAATACGCCGCCACGTTTGCCGGCACGGCGATCATGGACGCCAATGACCTGGGCGTGGTGGCCCTGGGGCACGACACCGCGCTCACCAAGGCCGTGCTGCAGGACATCTTCCGGGACAACCCGCAGGGCCAGACCACGGAAACCACGCCGATGTCCCTGGTGTTCACCCGGAAGTAG